Proteins found in one Tamandua tetradactyla isolate mTamTet1 chromosome 1, mTamTet1.pri, whole genome shotgun sequence genomic segment:
- the KIF16B gene encoding kinesin-like protein KIF16B isoform X11 has protein sequence MTDLSKSCENLSAVMLYNPGLEFERQQREELEKLENKRKLIEEMEEKQKSDKAELERMQQEVETQRKETEIVQLQIRRQEESLKRRSFHIESKLKDLLAEKEKFEEERLREQQEIELQKKKQEEESFFRVKEELQLLQELNSNEKAEKIQIFRELDRLKKEKDEQYAKLELEKKRLEEQEKEQVMLVAHLEEQLREKQEMIQLLRGGEVQRVEEERRDLEDIRESLLRVKEARAEGDDDDGEELEKAQMHFLEFKKRQLIKLANLEQDLVQQKDLLKKEVREEQEILERLKWEMEDEFRLLEKNNGSVTNVTQVAKDLKKMKPAEYRLQYKERQLQYLLQNHLPTLLEEKQRAFEILDRGPLGLDNTLYQVEKEMEEKEEQLAQYQANASQLQKLQATFEFTANIARQEEKVRKKEKEILESREKQQRLALEQAVAQLERRHCALQRRSMLGMEMEEQRQKLTSLNSSSSEQSGLQATLEAEQEALEKDQERLDHEIQELKQKMSEVDGVQKGHHGTLHTMGRASSSDLPLSAEKSRAHIVPLMDARISAYIEEEVRRRLQDLHHVISDDSSTPADMTKDNEKLHNGTIQRKLKYEKRQSWLARYLAPLLPEGATGEERMEMGQNKHWSHLRTWSFADPETSSSASQERAHQPQGWPLLQEVVQDSPHPECAGSFEPKCFNIPRISSSSLKESSTSNAEHFQGRAENFSCKAEPSLGSESTWTLLQHTSQEVSINNGNKHSQQSNVLCFVLSEGVSSEQLEPIKAHESITSSVFHSEQHAEKELAPVNMSSSESLINIRTEVSSGLGYFYHKFSDIYKEASNHLLDAGTRVMTQACHVGGLWDPHRLTSPVTTFIRKLPLLRPLLLDKALMLLVASSESPFPEAHVTRSSGEEAGSPWAAESAWPHRAPFFTAVGLPGSLPSSVVCLGYGAAEKSSAFKQTLVQFPDQMLKLQEHPLEDFLEHVACSLPEPLCDMNEVKSIYWLAVANCTDPNPQPACLLLLRSTLYALVLSDNPLGSLGIFHALPLSGLKEIQIGFSGQSLRFLGSINGLLLTVFSYNKNLSQQLCRDLLCVLLTESEAAACTDHPLLKQDLVQLSLDWKAEITDLVLANGVRFSSKFQNALVDIIYFLHGNMEVNIPCLAEVQLLLYTTVGVEGDGGQGHCQSLVLLNTHIALVREGGVFHPPTRSLNISPPHAQFDVLKCRSLKEFRCVMVPDKKNVSRVELVFLQKPNLAFSSRKSTSEHSQEAKNIQFATPSCLHGGQNGDPEVWKLTLNSQDEALWLISHLTRF, from the exons acTTGAATTTGAGAGGCAACAGCGTGAAGaacttgaaaaattagaaaataagag GAAGCtcatagaagaaatggaagagaagcagaaatctgACAAGGCTGAACTGGAGCGGATGCAGCAAGAGGTAGAGACGCAGCGCAAGGAGACAGAAATCGTGCAACTCCAGATCCGCAGACAGGAGGAGAGCCTCAAGCGCCGCAGTTTCCATATTGAGAGCAAGCTGAAGGATTTGCttgcagagaaagaaaagtttgaggaggaaAGACTGAGGGAGCAGCAGGAAATTGAGCTGCAGAAGAAGAAGCAAGAAGAAGAGAGCTTCTTCCGCGTCAAAGAAGAGCTGCAGCTGCTCCAAGAGCTCAACAGCAATGAGAAAGCCGAGAAGATACAGATATTTCGAGAACTGGACCggctcaaaaaggaaaaagatgaacAGTATGCCAAGCTCGAGTTGGAAAAGAAGAGACTGGAAGAGCAAGAAAAGGAGCAGGTCATGCTTGTGGCCCACCTGGAAGAGCAGCTTCGAGAAAAGCAAGAGATGATCCAGCTCCTCCGGGGAGGCGAGGTTCAGCGCGTGGAAGAAGAGAGGAGGGACCTGGAAGACATCCGGGAATCCCTTCTGCGGGTTAAGGAAGCACGGGCTGAaggggatgatgatgatggggaGGAATTAGAAAAGGCCCAAATGCATTTCTTAGAGTTCAAGAAAAGGCAACTCATCAAGCTGGCGAATTTGGAGCAGGATCTGGTTCAGCAGAAAGATCTCCTGAAAAAAGAGGTCAGAGAAGAACAGGAAATCCTAGAgcgtttaaaatgggaaatggaaGACGAATTTAggttattggaaaaaaataatggtaGTGTCACAAATGTTACCCAGGTGgctaaagatttaaagaaaatgaaaccagCAGAATATAGGTTGCAATATAAAGAACGCCAGCTACAATACCTCCTGCAGAATCATCTGCCGACTTTGttggaagaaaaacagagagcGTTTGAAATCCTTGACAGAGGCCCTCTTGGCTTAGACAACACTCTTTatcaagtagaaaaagaaatggaagaaaaggaagaacagcTTGCCCAGTACCAAGCCAATGCAAGCCAGCTGCAAAAGCTCCAAGCCACATTTGAATTCACTGCCAATATTGCACGTCAGGAAGAGAaagtgaggaaaaaagaaaaggagattcTGGAGTCACGGGAGAAGCAACAGAGGTTGGCTCTGGAGCAGGCTGTGGCTCAGCTGGAGAGGAGGCATTGTGCCCTGCAGAGGCGCTCCATGCTGGGCATGGAGATGGAAGAGCAGAGGCAGAAGCTTACCAGTCTGAATAGCAGTAGCAGTGAGCAGTCAGGGCTCCAGGCCACCCTGGAAGCTGAGCAGGAAGCCCTTGAGAAAGACCAGGAGAG ATTAGACCATGAAATCCAGGAGCTGAAGCAGAAGATGAGTGAGGTTGATGGTGTTCAGAAGGGACACCATGGGACCCTCCACACCATGGGGAGGGCTTCTTCCTCTGACTTGCCACTCAGCGCTGAAAAATCTCGGGCTCACATAGTTCCCCTGATGGATGCCAG GATCAGTGCTTACATTGAAGAAGAAGTCCGAAGACGTCTTCAGGATTTGCATCACGTCATTAGTGATGACAGCAGTACACCTGCAGACATGACAAAG gatAATGAGAAACTTCACAATGGCACCATTCAACGTAAGCTAAAATATGAG AAAAGGCAGTCATGGCTGGCACGGTATCTTGCCCCGCTTCTGCCTGAAGGTGCCACTGGTGAGGAGAGGATGGAAATGGGTCAGAACAAGCACTGGAGCCATCTCAGGACATGGAGCTTTGCAGACCCTGAAACTTCCTCCTCAGCATCACAAGAGAGGGCCCATCAGCCACAGGGATGGCCCTTATTACAGGAAGTGGTTCAGGATAGTCCTCATCCTGAGTGTGCTGGCAGTTTTGAACCAAAGTGCTTTAATATACCTAGAATCTCTTCTAGTTCTCTGAAAGAAAGCAGCACCAGCAATGCAGAACACTTTCAGGGTAgagcagaaaatttcagttgtaAAGCTGAACCCAGCTTGGGAAGTGAGTCCACCTGGACATTACTGCAACATACTTCACAAGAAGTATCcataaataatggaaataaacACTCCCAGCAAAGCAATGTactttgctttgttctttctgAAGGTGTTTCTAGTGAGCAGCTTGAGCCCATTAAGGCTCATGAGAGCATCACATCCTCAGTGTTTCATAGTGAGCAGCATGCTGAGAAGGAACTAGCTCCTGTAAACATGAGTTCTTCTGAATCCCTGATAAACATTAGGACAGAGGTCAGCAGTGGATTGGGATATTTTTACCACAAGTTTTCAGACATTTATAAAGAAGCCAGTAATCACCTGTTAGATGCCGGCACCAGAGTGATGACCCAGGCCTGCCATGTGGGTGGCCTGTGGGATCCACATAGGCTCACCTCCCCTGTAACAACATTCATCAGAAAACTGCCACTTCTGAGACCCTTACTGCTGGACAAGGCCTTAATGTTACTCGTGGCATCATCAGAATCTCCTTTTCCTGAAGCTCATGTGACCAGGAGCAGTGGTGAAGAAGCAGGGAGCCCCTGGGCAGCTGAGAGCGCTTGGCCTCACAGAGCCCCCTTTTTCACAGCTGTAGGTTTACCTGGTTCTCTGCCAAGCTCTGTTGTCTGCCTGGGATATGGAGCTGCTGAAAAGAGCTCTGCCTTTAAGCAGACTCTTGTACAATTCCCAGACCAAATGCTAAAACTTCAAGAGCACCCGTTAGAGGACTTTCTTGAGCATGTGGCCTGTTCCCTACCAGAACCTTTGTGTGACATGAATGAAGTCAAAAGTATTTACTGGCTTGCTGTTGCTAACTGCACAGACCCCAACCCCCAGCCAGCATGTTTGCTTCTGCTTCGTTCAACTTTATATGCTCTCGTTTTGTCAGATAATCCCCTGGGCTCACTGGGCATTTTCCATGCTCTCCCACTCTCTGGATTAAAGGAGATTCAGATCGGCTTCAGTGGACAGAGTCTTCGATTCCTGGGCTCCATAAACGGTCTCTTGCTCACTGTATTTAGTTACAACAAAAACCTGTCTCAGCAGTTGTGCCGTGACCTCCTATGTGTCTTGCTGACAGAGTCTGAGGCTGCTGCCTGCACTGATCATCCTTTGCTCAAGCAAGACCTGGTTCAGCTTTCTCTTGATTGGAAAGCAGAAATCACTGATTTAGTTTTGGCAAATGGAGTCCGGTTTTCATCCAAATTCCAGAATGCTTTGGTTGACATTATTTACTTTCTTCATGGAAATATGGAAGTCAACATTCCCTGTCTGGCAGAGGTGCAGTTATTGCTCTATACAACAGTTGGAGTCGAGGGCGATGGAGGCCAGGGCCATTGCCAGTCATTAGTACTTCTGAATACCCACATTGCACTTGTCAGGGAAGGTGGTGTTTTTCATCCTCCCACCAGGTCTTTAAACATATCTCCTCCCCATGCACAATTTGATGTGCTCAAATGCCGTTCTTTAAAGGAATTCAGGTGTGTTATGGTTCCAGACAAGAAAAATGTATCAAGAGTAGAGCTTGTCTTCTTACAAAAACCCAACCTTGCATTTAGCTCAAGAAAGAGTACTTCTGAACACTCGCAGGAAGCCAAAAATATCCAGTTCGCCACTCCATCATGCCTTCACGGTGGTCAGAATGGGGACCCTGAGGTCTGGAAGTTAACTCTCAATTCACAAGATGAGGCTCTTTGGCTAATCTCACATTTGACAAGATTCTAG
- the KIF16B gene encoding kinesin-like protein KIF16B isoform X9, which translates to MTDLSKSCENLSAVMLYNPGLFPIKGPICLRLEFERQQREELEKLENKRKLIEEMEEKQKSDKAELERMQQEVETQRKETEIVQLQIRRQEESLKRRSFHIESKLKDLLAEKEKFEEERLREQQEIELQKKKQEEESFFRVKEELQLLQELNSNEKAEKIQIFRELDRLKKEKDEQYAKLELEKKRLEEQEKEQVMLVAHLEEQLREKQEMIQLLRGGEVQRVEEERRDLEDIRESLLRVKEARAEGDDDDGEELEKAQMHFLEFKKRQLIKLANLEQDLVQQKDLLKKEVREEQEILERLKWEMEDEFRLLEKNNGSVTNVTQVAKDLKKMKPAEYRLQYKERQLQYLLQNHLPTLLEEKQRAFEILDRGPLGLDNTLYQVEKEMEEKEEQLAQYQANASQLQKLQATFEFTANIARQEEKVRKKEKEILESREKQQRLALEQAVAQLERRHCALQRRSMLGMEMEEQRQKLTSLNSSSSEQSGLQATLEAEQEALEKDQERLDHEIQELKQKMSEVDGVQKGHHGTLHTMGRASSSDLPLSAEKSRAHIVPLMDARISAYIEEEVRRRLQDLHHVISDDSSTPADMTKDNEKLHNGTIQRKLKYEKRQSWLARYLAPLLPEGATGEERMEMGQNKHWSHLRTWSFADPETSSSASQERAHQPQGWPLLQEVVQDSPHPECAGSFEPKCFNIPRISSSSLKESSTSNAEHFQGRAENFSCKAEPSLGSESTWTLLQHTSQEVSINNGNKHSQQSNVLCFVLSEGVSSEQLEPIKAHESITSSVFHSEQHAEKELAPVNMSSSESLINIRTEVSSGLGYFYHKFSDIYKEASNHLLDAGTRVMTQACHVGGLWDPHRLTSPVTTFIRKLPLLRPLLLDKALMLLVASSESPFPEAHVTRSSGEEAGSPWAAESAWPHRAPFFTAVGLPGSLPSSVVCLGYGAAEKSSAFKQTLVQFPDQMLKLQEHPLEDFLEHVACSLPEPLCDMNEVKSIYWLAVANCTDPNPQPACLLLLRSTLYALVLSDNPLGSLGIFHALPLSGLKEIQIGFSGQSLRFLGSINGLLLTVFSYNKNLSQQLCRDLLCVLLTESEAAACTDHPLLKQDLVQLSLDWKAEITDLVLANGVRFSSKFQNALVDIIYFLHGNMEVNIPCLAEVQLLLYTTVGVEGDGGQGHCQSLVLLNTHIALVREGGVFHPPTRSLNISPPHAQFDVLKCRSLKEFRCVMVPDKKNVSRVELVFLQKPNLAFSSRKSTSEHSQEAKNIQFATPSCLHGGQNGDPEVWKLTLNSQDEALWLISHLTRF; encoded by the exons TCTTTTCCCTATAAAAGGACCCATCTGCCTAAG acTTGAATTTGAGAGGCAACAGCGTGAAGaacttgaaaaattagaaaataagag GAAGCtcatagaagaaatggaagagaagcagaaatctgACAAGGCTGAACTGGAGCGGATGCAGCAAGAGGTAGAGACGCAGCGCAAGGAGACAGAAATCGTGCAACTCCAGATCCGCAGACAGGAGGAGAGCCTCAAGCGCCGCAGTTTCCATATTGAGAGCAAGCTGAAGGATTTGCttgcagagaaagaaaagtttgaggaggaaAGACTGAGGGAGCAGCAGGAAATTGAGCTGCAGAAGAAGAAGCAAGAAGAAGAGAGCTTCTTCCGCGTCAAAGAAGAGCTGCAGCTGCTCCAAGAGCTCAACAGCAATGAGAAAGCCGAGAAGATACAGATATTTCGAGAACTGGACCggctcaaaaaggaaaaagatgaacAGTATGCCAAGCTCGAGTTGGAAAAGAAGAGACTGGAAGAGCAAGAAAAGGAGCAGGTCATGCTTGTGGCCCACCTGGAAGAGCAGCTTCGAGAAAAGCAAGAGATGATCCAGCTCCTCCGGGGAGGCGAGGTTCAGCGCGTGGAAGAAGAGAGGAGGGACCTGGAAGACATCCGGGAATCCCTTCTGCGGGTTAAGGAAGCACGGGCTGAaggggatgatgatgatggggaGGAATTAGAAAAGGCCCAAATGCATTTCTTAGAGTTCAAGAAAAGGCAACTCATCAAGCTGGCGAATTTGGAGCAGGATCTGGTTCAGCAGAAAGATCTCCTGAAAAAAGAGGTCAGAGAAGAACAGGAAATCCTAGAgcgtttaaaatgggaaatggaaGACGAATTTAggttattggaaaaaaataatggtaGTGTCACAAATGTTACCCAGGTGgctaaagatttaaagaaaatgaaaccagCAGAATATAGGTTGCAATATAAAGAACGCCAGCTACAATACCTCCTGCAGAATCATCTGCCGACTTTGttggaagaaaaacagagagcGTTTGAAATCCTTGACAGAGGCCCTCTTGGCTTAGACAACACTCTTTatcaagtagaaaaagaaatggaagaaaaggaagaacagcTTGCCCAGTACCAAGCCAATGCAAGCCAGCTGCAAAAGCTCCAAGCCACATTTGAATTCACTGCCAATATTGCACGTCAGGAAGAGAaagtgaggaaaaaagaaaaggagattcTGGAGTCACGGGAGAAGCAACAGAGGTTGGCTCTGGAGCAGGCTGTGGCTCAGCTGGAGAGGAGGCATTGTGCCCTGCAGAGGCGCTCCATGCTGGGCATGGAGATGGAAGAGCAGAGGCAGAAGCTTACCAGTCTGAATAGCAGTAGCAGTGAGCAGTCAGGGCTCCAGGCCACCCTGGAAGCTGAGCAGGAAGCCCTTGAGAAAGACCAGGAGAG ATTAGACCATGAAATCCAGGAGCTGAAGCAGAAGATGAGTGAGGTTGATGGTGTTCAGAAGGGACACCATGGGACCCTCCACACCATGGGGAGGGCTTCTTCCTCTGACTTGCCACTCAGCGCTGAAAAATCTCGGGCTCACATAGTTCCCCTGATGGATGCCAG GATCAGTGCTTACATTGAAGAAGAAGTCCGAAGACGTCTTCAGGATTTGCATCACGTCATTAGTGATGACAGCAGTACACCTGCAGACATGACAAAG gatAATGAGAAACTTCACAATGGCACCATTCAACGTAAGCTAAAATATGAG AAAAGGCAGTCATGGCTGGCACGGTATCTTGCCCCGCTTCTGCCTGAAGGTGCCACTGGTGAGGAGAGGATGGAAATGGGTCAGAACAAGCACTGGAGCCATCTCAGGACATGGAGCTTTGCAGACCCTGAAACTTCCTCCTCAGCATCACAAGAGAGGGCCCATCAGCCACAGGGATGGCCCTTATTACAGGAAGTGGTTCAGGATAGTCCTCATCCTGAGTGTGCTGGCAGTTTTGAACCAAAGTGCTTTAATATACCTAGAATCTCTTCTAGTTCTCTGAAAGAAAGCAGCACCAGCAATGCAGAACACTTTCAGGGTAgagcagaaaatttcagttgtaAAGCTGAACCCAGCTTGGGAAGTGAGTCCACCTGGACATTACTGCAACATACTTCACAAGAAGTATCcataaataatggaaataaacACTCCCAGCAAAGCAATGTactttgctttgttctttctgAAGGTGTTTCTAGTGAGCAGCTTGAGCCCATTAAGGCTCATGAGAGCATCACATCCTCAGTGTTTCATAGTGAGCAGCATGCTGAGAAGGAACTAGCTCCTGTAAACATGAGTTCTTCTGAATCCCTGATAAACATTAGGACAGAGGTCAGCAGTGGATTGGGATATTTTTACCACAAGTTTTCAGACATTTATAAAGAAGCCAGTAATCACCTGTTAGATGCCGGCACCAGAGTGATGACCCAGGCCTGCCATGTGGGTGGCCTGTGGGATCCACATAGGCTCACCTCCCCTGTAACAACATTCATCAGAAAACTGCCACTTCTGAGACCCTTACTGCTGGACAAGGCCTTAATGTTACTCGTGGCATCATCAGAATCTCCTTTTCCTGAAGCTCATGTGACCAGGAGCAGTGGTGAAGAAGCAGGGAGCCCCTGGGCAGCTGAGAGCGCTTGGCCTCACAGAGCCCCCTTTTTCACAGCTGTAGGTTTACCTGGTTCTCTGCCAAGCTCTGTTGTCTGCCTGGGATATGGAGCTGCTGAAAAGAGCTCTGCCTTTAAGCAGACTCTTGTACAATTCCCAGACCAAATGCTAAAACTTCAAGAGCACCCGTTAGAGGACTTTCTTGAGCATGTGGCCTGTTCCCTACCAGAACCTTTGTGTGACATGAATGAAGTCAAAAGTATTTACTGGCTTGCTGTTGCTAACTGCACAGACCCCAACCCCCAGCCAGCATGTTTGCTTCTGCTTCGTTCAACTTTATATGCTCTCGTTTTGTCAGATAATCCCCTGGGCTCACTGGGCATTTTCCATGCTCTCCCACTCTCTGGATTAAAGGAGATTCAGATCGGCTTCAGTGGACAGAGTCTTCGATTCCTGGGCTCCATAAACGGTCTCTTGCTCACTGTATTTAGTTACAACAAAAACCTGTCTCAGCAGTTGTGCCGTGACCTCCTATGTGTCTTGCTGACAGAGTCTGAGGCTGCTGCCTGCACTGATCATCCTTTGCTCAAGCAAGACCTGGTTCAGCTTTCTCTTGATTGGAAAGCAGAAATCACTGATTTAGTTTTGGCAAATGGAGTCCGGTTTTCATCCAAATTCCAGAATGCTTTGGTTGACATTATTTACTTTCTTCATGGAAATATGGAAGTCAACATTCCCTGTCTGGCAGAGGTGCAGTTATTGCTCTATACAACAGTTGGAGTCGAGGGCGATGGAGGCCAGGGCCATTGCCAGTCATTAGTACTTCTGAATACCCACATTGCACTTGTCAGGGAAGGTGGTGTTTTTCATCCTCCCACCAGGTCTTTAAACATATCTCCTCCCCATGCACAATTTGATGTGCTCAAATGCCGTTCTTTAAAGGAATTCAGGTGTGTTATGGTTCCAGACAAGAAAAATGTATCAAGAGTAGAGCTTGTCTTCTTACAAAAACCCAACCTTGCATTTAGCTCAAGAAAGAGTACTTCTGAACACTCGCAGGAAGCCAAAAATATCCAGTTCGCCACTCCATCATGCCTTCACGGTGGTCAGAATGGGGACCCTGAGGTCTGGAAGTTAACTCTCAATTCACAAGATGAGGCTCTTTGGCTAATCTCACATTTGACAAGATTCTAG